The DNA sequence CACTCGTGGATGATCAGCCACTCGCCGTCCGGGCGGACGGACAGGCTCAGCGCCTCCATCCGGCCCCGGCAGGCCGCGGCCCGGTCACCCGGAACGCGCCCGTCGACATGCAGGCTGACCAGGCAGTGCGGGCAGTGGTTGCGGTGCGCCGTACCGGGTGCGGCCAGGGGCACGCCGAGCCGGCAGCCCACACACCGGAAGTCGGCCGTCCGGTGGCCGCCCTGCCCGTGCAGGACGTCCTTGCGGCGCTGCGGGCGGCGTGAACGCCCGTCGTCACGAGGGTACTTGCGTCGCGGCATATTGCGTCTCCTCTCCCTCGCGCCGCTCAGATGTCCCCGAACGCTTCCAGCGGGAACGGGGGTTGGGCGAGCGGGCGGACGGCCATCCGCATCAGGATCAGCCGGTTGTCGTCCGCGCGGACGGGGGTGGAGGTGAGCTCGTCGCAGCGTACGCAGCGGTGGACGACCATCCAGTCGCCGGTGCGCAGCACGGCGATGGAGATGGGCGTCATCCGGCCGAGGCACTGCGAGGGGCCGCCCCCGGCATGGTCGACGACGTGCCGGGAGTGCAGACAGGACGGGCAGTGGTCGCGTCGGCGGCCGTCGGCCGCGAGAGCGGAGACGGTCAGGCCGCAGTGGACGCAGGGGAAGGTGTCGGTCTTGCCGAAGCCGCCGATGGTGGGGGCGTGGTCGTGGTGGTGGGTGGACACCCGGGGTCTCCTCGCTGGGAAGTTCTCGCTGTCAGCAGGAGGGGCCGAGCGGTCCTCGGGGGTTCCGCGGGTTACGCGGTGCGTCGAGGGGCGCTCGGCGCGGTCCGGGTCGTCTTCATGCACACCTCTTCTTTCGGGGTTCGGGGTCGGGTCCCGGTGGGGACGGGCGGAACGTAGCAGCGGGCGTTCCGGCGTCGCCAGCGGTTTTTCGCGGGCTTCGCGCGCGGTGGGGGTGCCCCGGTCCCGCCCCTTCGCCGATTCCTGGGGCTGCGCCCCCAGACCCCCGCTTGTCGCGGCTTCGCCGCTCGTCCTCAAACGTCGGACGGGCTGAAGTTTCGCCGGGGTGTCGAAATCCCGCGTCCCGCTCCGTCCCCGGTGCGAACGCGGCCAGAATGGGCCGCACCAGCACCTAGGGAGACCCCACGATGGCCAAGTACCTGCTGCTGAAGCACTACCGCGGCGCCCCGGCTCCGGTGAACAACGTGCCCATGGATCAGTGGACGCCGGAGGAGATCTCGGCGCATGTGCGGTTCATGCACGACTTCGCGGCCCGGCTGGAGGAGACCGGGGAGTTCGTCGACGGGAACGCGCTCGCTCCCGAGGGGGAGTGGGTCCGTTACGACGGGGAGGGGCGGCCGCCGGTGACCGACGGGCCGTTCGCCGAGACCAAGGATCTGATCGCCGGCTGGATGCTCATCGACGTCGACAGCCACGAGCGGGCCGTCGAGCTGGCCGGGGAGCTGTCGGCCGCGCCGGGGGCCGGGGGGAAGCCGATTCACGAGTGGCTGGAGGTGCGGCCGGTGATGACGGCGGAGCCCGGCGTCACCGAGTGCCATTGATGGACGAGCTCCTGCTCAGGAGCCTCACGCCACGCGTCCTCGCCGTTCTCGTCCGCCGCGGAGCCGACTTCGCGGCGGCCGAGGACGCCGTGCAGGACGCGCTGGTCGAGGCGCTCCGGGTCTGGCCGGACGATCCTCCGCGGGATCCGAAGGGCTGGCTGATCACCGTCGCGTGGCGGAAGTTCCTCGACGCGACGCGGGCGGACGCCGCCCGCCGCCGGCGCGAGGACCGCGTCGAGGAGGAGCCGCCGCCCGGGCCCGCGCCCGCGGTGGACGACACGCTCCGGCTCTACTTCCTGTGCGCGCACCCGTCGCTGACGCCGTCGTCCGCGGTCGCGCTCACGCTGCGCGCCGTCGGCGGGCTGACCACGCGGCAGATCGCCCGCGCTTATCTGGTTCCCGAGGCGACGATGGCGCAGCGCATCAGCCGGGCCAAGCGCACGGTCTCCGGCGTGCGCTTCGACCGGCCCGGTGACGTCGCGACCGTGCTGCGCGTCCTCTACCTGGTCTTCAACGAGGGCTACTCCGGCGACGTCGACCTCGCCGCCGAGGCGATCCGGCTCACCCGGCAGCTCGCGGCCGTCGTCGACCATCCCGAAGTGGCCGGGCTGCTGGCCCTCATGCTGCTCCACCACGCCCGGCGCGCCGCCCGGACCGCGCCCGACGGGAGCCTGGTGCCGCTCGCCGAGCAGGACCGCGGCCGCTGGGACACCGCGCTGATCGCCGAGGGCGTCGGGATCCTGCAGGCGGCGCTGGCCCGCGACCGGCTGGGCGAGTTCCAGGCCCAGGCCGCCGTCGCCGCGCTGCACGCGGACGCGCCGACCGCCGGGGAGACCGACTGGCCGCAGATCGTGGAGTGGTACGACGAGCTCGTGCGTCTGACCGACAGCCCGGTCGTCCGGCTCAACCGCGCGGTGGCCGTCGGGGAGGCCGACGGACCGCGCGCCGGCCTGGCGGCGCTCGCGGCGCTGGACGCCTCCCTGCCCCGGCACACCGCGGTGGCGGCGTACCTCCACGAGCGCGACGGCGACCTGACGACGGCGGCCCGGCTGTACGCCGAGGCGGCCCTCAAGGCACCCACCCTCGCCGAGCGCGACCACCTGACGCGCCGGGCCGCGCGGCTCAACGCCCGTCGCCGGGGTCGCTGACGCCCGGGTCCCTCTCCCCCGGGCACCCGGCGCGGCGCCGCCCGCATCCGGCGTGCGCCCACCAGTTCGGTGGGGTGGGGTCGGGCCCCCGCCCGTACGGCTCCCAGCGGCCAGGGCAGCGGTCAGGACGCCTTCAGCAGCGCGTCCTCGCGCCATTTGAGGATCTTGTCGAAGGTGACGACCGCCCCCTGCCGCCCCGGGCGGTTGCGGACGTGGACGTGGTCGGTGAGGGACTCGATGAGGAACAGGCCCCGGCCGTGCTCATCGTGAGCGGGGGCGGGAGCGGGGGTTCGCGCTTCGGCGCGGTGCGGGAGGTGGCGGGGCGCCCTGAGGCCCGTGGGGCTCGGAGGACTCGCGGAGCCCTCGGAGGAGGCGAAGCCCGGGCCCGAGTCGGTGACCTCGATGCGGCAGGTGTCCCCGTCGATGCGGGCCGTCACCCGGTAGCCGGTGGACGCGTCACCGCCGTGCTCGACGGCGTTGGCACATGCCTCGCTGAGGGCCACCGCCAGGTCGTAGGCCGTCTCGGGGTCGACCCCGGCCGTCTCCATCGCACCGACCAGCAGCCGCCGGGCGAGCGGAACGCTCGCAGCCTCGCGCCGCAAATGGAGTGACCACCAGATGCTCATGCTCAGCCTCCTGGCCGCGGCTCGACATACCGATACCTATAGCCGTGCGCGACACGTGGTAAGCCTGCCGGGCGTGTGAGTCCGCTCATTCGGCGGATGCGACGGGACGGCGCATTGGGGTATGCGGTGGACCCTGCCGTGGGGAGGGCGTGCGTCCGGTGGGATGATGGCGCGGCCATGCCTCACCCCGTCGCGCGCGCCGGCGCCGATCTGCGACTGCTCCGGGCCGCGGTGTTCACCGCGGTCTGCGTTCTGCTGTCCGCGGCCGGGCACGCGCTGGCGTCCTGCGCACCCGTTCCGGTATGGACGCTGGCGGCGGGCTTCGCGGTGGTGTTCGGGCTCGTCGCGCCGCTGGCCGGGCGGGAGCGCTCGCTGCCGGGGATCGCGGCCTGCCTGGCGGTGGGCCAGGTGGCGCTGCACGCGCTGTTCGCCGTGGGCCAGCGCGGCCCGGAGGCGTCCTCGCGCACCGGTCACGACGGTCCGCTGGTCTCCTTCGCCGGCCGGCTGCTGTGCAACCAGCGGCCCCCGGCCTCCGCGGCCGAGGCGCGCCGGATCCTCACCGACGCCGGGGTCGGCGCCCCGGCACCGGCCCCGGCACCGGTCACTGGAAACGTCCACGGCGGCGACGGCCCGTGGGACGCCGTCGCGCACGTCCTGATGCCCTCGCCGACGATGCTGCTCGGCCATCTGCTCGCGGCCCTGGCCGTCGGCTGGCTGCTGTGGCGTGGCGAGGCGGCGCTGTGGCGCCTGGTGCGGCTGTCGGAGCGGCCCGCGCGCGGCGTCGTGGAGGCCGCGCTGGTCCGCGCGCTGCGCGCGGCGGCGGGGCTCGTCCGCGCCTTCCTGGCCGGTGTCCCGCGGCAGCCGGTGGTCCGCGCGCGGCGGACGGGCGGGGACGACGAGCGTCCGGCGCGCGAGCCGGAGCTCCAGCACGTCGTGGTCAGGCGGGGCCCGCCGCGGTACGCCCTCGCGGCCTGAGCACGCGTCGCACTCCGCCGTACGGCGGGAGGGCGGACGCGTGGTGGCCGCACGCGTGCCACCTCATCCGCCCCCTCCTGCACAGGGAGTGTTTCCGCATGCACACCAAGACCACGATGACCGCTGCCCGCACCCGTCTCGCCGTCCGTGCCGGCCGTCTCGCCGCCGTCGGCACCGCCGCCGCGGCCGGGGTGCTGTTCCTCGCCGGGCCCGCCTCGGCGCACGTCAGCGTCCAGCCCGGGACCGCCGAGAAGGGCGGCTACAGCACGATCTCGATCAAGGTGCCGAACGAGAAGGACAACGCCTCGACGGTCAAGGTCGAGCTGGCCCTCGATCCTCAGCACCCACTCGTCTCCGTGATGCCACAGGCGGTGCCGGGCTGGGACGTGAAGGTCGAGAAGACCAAGCTGGACAAGCCGGTGCGGATGCACGGCAAGTCCATCGACGAGGCCGTCAGCAAGGTCGTGTGGACCGGCGGCAAGATCGAGCCCGGGAACTTCCAGCAGTTCCCGCTGTCGGTCGGGCAGCTGCCCACCGACGCCGACCAGCTGGTCTTCAAGGCGCTCCAGACGTACTCCGACGACGACGTGGTGCGCTGGATCGACCCGTCGAAGCCGGGCGGCGAGGAGCCCGAGCACCCCGCCCCCGTCCTGAAGCTCGTCGACAAGCCGGCCGCCGGGAAGCCCGCGGACGACGGCAAGAACAACCAGGGCACCGCGACCGCGGCCGTCACCTCGGGCGGCGACGGTGACTCCACCGACACCACCGCGCGCGTCCTCGGCGTCGTCGGCATCGTCGTCGGTGTGGCGGGCGCCGCCTTCGGCGTGCTCGCCGGACGCCGCCGCCCGGCGGCCTGACGCACGGAACGGCCAGGGCCGGCGCCGCACCGGGCGGCCGCCGGCCCCCATCCCCGAACCCACACCTGGAGAAGCACTCCATGCGCATGCGTACCAAGACCGCGAGCACGGTGCTGGCCCTCGCCGCCGCGCTCACCCTGTCGGCCTGCGGCGGTTCCGACGACAAGGCGGAGGACAAGCCGATCGCCGACGTGTCCGGCGTCGAGGCGAAGAAGTCCCCGATCACGCTGGACGACGCCAAGGCCAAGCCGGACCTGGTCCTGAAGGACACCTCCGACAAGCAGTACCAGCTCGTCAAGGAGACCGCGGGCCGGCCCGTGCTGCTCTACTTCGGCTACACCTACTGCCCCGACGTCTGCTCGACGGTGGTCTCCGACATGGCCGCCGCCGCGAAGAAGCTGCCGCAGGCCGACCGCGAGAAGCTGCGGATCGTCTTCGTCACCACCGACCCCGAGCGGGACACCCCGGCCCGGATGCGGAAGTGGCTGGACGCCCAGGGCGGGCAGGACATCGTCGGCCTGACCGGCTCGTTCGACACCATCCAGGCGGCGGCCAAGCCGCTGGGCATCCTGGTCGACAAGCCGAAGAAGGAGAAGGACGGCTCGGTCACCGTCAGCCATGGCGCCCAGGTCGTCGGCTTCTCGCCCAAGGACGACAAGGGCCACTGGCTCTACACGGCCGAGACCACCGCGGACCAGTACGCCAAGGGCCTCCCGAAGATCGTCAAGGGAGAGAACCCCTGATGCGCAAGTCCGCCCTCGCCGCGGTGGCGGCCGTCCCGCTGCTGCTGGCCGGCGCGCTGGTGGCCATCGCCGGGTACGGGACCGGCTCCTCGGACAAGCCCGAACTGTCCGTCAGCGGCGCCTACATGCCCCGGCCGGCCATGGACGACATGGCCGCGGCGTACTTCACCGTCAAGAACGACGGCGACTCGACCGACCAGCTCACCAAGGTCACCACCCCGCTCTCCCGCGACGTCACCCTGCACACCACCGACGGCTCGCGGATGAAGCACGCCGAGAAGCTGGACGTCCCGGCGAAGGGCAGCCTGTCCCTCGCGCACGGCGGCAGCCACCTGATGCTGGGCAAGCTCGACCACCTGCCCAAGGTGGGCGAGAAGATCGAGTTCACGCTGCACTTCGCCACGTCCGCGCCGGTGAAGATCCAGGTGCCGGTCGAGGACGCGTCGTACCGGCCCAAGGACTGACGCGGCATGAGCACCACCGTTCGCCGGCTCGGCGGCCTGCTGGGCGCGCTGGCCGCCGCCCTGCTCTGCGTGCTGACCGCCGCCGGCACCGCGTCGGCGCACGCCGCGCTCACCGCCACCGACCCCCGCCAGGGCTCGGTGGTGCCGGAGGCGCCGCGCCAGGTCCGGCTGACCTTCTCCGAGGGCGTGCTGCTCGGCGCCGACTCGGTGCGGGTCCTCGACCCCAAGGGCGCACGCGTCGACGACGGGCGGCCCGCGCACGTCGACGGCCGGTCGGAGACGGCGGCCGTCACCCTGCGGGCCGGGATCGCGAACGGGACGTACACCGTGGCCTGGCAGGCGGTCTCCGCCGACAGCCACCCGGTGGCCGGGGCCTTCACCTTCTCTGTCGGCGCGCCCTCGGCGACCACGGTGAAGGCGGTGGTCAAGGGGACGGACCCGGTGGTCGGGACGCTCTACGACACCGCCCGGTACGCCGCGTACGCGGGCTTCGCGCTGCTCGTCGGCGGCTGTGTGTTCGCCGCCGTGTGCCACACCGGGCGCGGGGTGCGGCGGGTCGCGGTCGGCGGCTGGGTGGCGCTGTTCCTGGCGACGGCGGCGCTGCTGGTGCTGCGCGGCGCGTACACGAGCGGCCGGGGCCTCGGTGCCGTCCTCGACCTGTCGCTGCTCGGGGACGCGCTGTCGAGCCGGCCGGGCGCGGCCCTGCTGACCCGGCTGCTGCTGCTCAGCGCGGCGGCGGTGGTGCTGGCCGTGGTGTTCGGCGAGCACGTCCGGACGGGGACTTCCGGTGAGCGTGCGCGGACGGGGACTTCCGGTGAGCGTGCGCGGACGGGGACTTCCTGCGAGCGCGCCCGGCCGGGGGATTCCGGTGAGCGCGCCCGGCCCGGCGGCGGGCGGCGGGCGTACGCCTGGGGGCTGGGCGCCGGCGGCGGGCTGGTGGCCGCGGGGCTCGCGGCGACCTGGGCGGCGGCCGAGCACGCCTCGGCCGGCCTCCAGCCCTGGGTGGCCATGCCCGTCGACGTCCTCCACCTGCTCGGCGTCGGCGTATGGCTCGGCGGACTCGCCGCCCTGCTCGCCGCGCTGGGGGCGGAGGAGCCGCTGCCCGGCGGCGCGGCCCGCCGGTTCTCCCGGCTGGCCTTCACCGCCGTCTGCGTCCTGGTCGCCACCGGGGTCTACCAGGCGTGGCGGCAGGTCGGTGGTTGGGCCGCGGTGACCGGTACGGAGTACGGGCGGTGGCTGCTGGTCAAGGTGGGGCTGGTGGGGGTGCTGGTCGTCCTGGCGGCGTTCTCGCGGCGCTGGACGGCGCGGCTCACCGACCGGGCGCCAGGCCGCGGGCCGCGCCCCAAGGCCGTACCGGAGAAGGCCGGAGGGAAGCCCG is a window from the Streptomyces mobaraensis genome containing:
- a CDS encoding RNHCP domain-containing protein, translating into MPRRKYPRDDGRSRRPQRRKDVLHGQGGHRTADFRCVGCRLGVPLAAPGTAHRNHCPHCLVSLHVDGRVPGDRAAACRGRMEALSLSVRPDGEWLIIHECRSCGELSANRIAGDDNALVLMRLALRPLRDVRAEAHGALLAL
- a CDS encoding RNHCP domain-containing protein gives rise to the protein MSTHHHDHAPTIGGFGKTDTFPCVHCGLTVSALAADGRRRDHCPSCLHSRHVVDHAGGGPSQCLGRMTPISIAVLRTGDWMVVHRCVRCDELTSTPVRADDNRLILMRMAVRPLAQPPFPLEAFGDI
- a CDS encoding YciI family protein, which encodes MAKYLLLKHYRGAPAPVNNVPMDQWTPEEISAHVRFMHDFAARLEETGEFVDGNALAPEGEWVRYDGEGRPPVTDGPFAETKDLIAGWMLIDVDSHERAVELAGELSAAPGAGGKPIHEWLEVRPVMTAEPGVTECH
- a CDS encoding RNA polymerase sigma factor → MDELLLRSLTPRVLAVLVRRGADFAAAEDAVQDALVEALRVWPDDPPRDPKGWLITVAWRKFLDATRADAARRRREDRVEEEPPPGPAPAVDDTLRLYFLCAHPSLTPSSAVALTLRAVGGLTTRQIARAYLVPEATMAQRISRAKRTVSGVRFDRPGDVATVLRVLYLVFNEGYSGDVDLAAEAIRLTRQLAAVVDHPEVAGLLALMLLHHARRAARTAPDGSLVPLAEQDRGRWDTALIAEGVGILQAALARDRLGEFQAQAAVAALHADAPTAGETDWPQIVEWYDELVRLTDSPVVRLNRAVAVGEADGPRAGLAALAALDASLPRHTAVAAYLHERDGDLTTAARLYAEAALKAPTLAERDHLTRRAARLNARRRGR
- a CDS encoding ATP-binding protein codes for the protein MSIWWSLHLRREAASVPLARRLLVGAMETAGVDPETAYDLAVALSEACANAVEHGGDASTGYRVTARIDGDTCRIEVTDSGPGFASSEGSASPPSPTGLRAPRHLPHRAEARTPAPAPAHDEHGRGLFLIESLTDHVHVRNRPGRQGAVVTFDKILKWREDALLKAS
- a CDS encoding YcnI family copper-binding membrane protein, producing the protein MHTKTTMTAARTRLAVRAGRLAAVGTAAAAGVLFLAGPASAHVSVQPGTAEKGGYSTISIKVPNEKDNASTVKVELALDPQHPLVSVMPQAVPGWDVKVEKTKLDKPVRMHGKSIDEAVSKVVWTGGKIEPGNFQQFPLSVGQLPTDADQLVFKALQTYSDDDVVRWIDPSKPGGEEPEHPAPVLKLVDKPAAGKPADDGKNNQGTATAAVTSGGDGDSTDTTARVLGVVGIVVGVAGAAFGVLAGRRRPAA
- a CDS encoding SCO family protein, yielding MRMRTKTASTVLALAAALTLSACGGSDDKAEDKPIADVSGVEAKKSPITLDDAKAKPDLVLKDTSDKQYQLVKETAGRPVLLYFGYTYCPDVCSTVVSDMAAAAKKLPQADREKLRIVFVTTDPERDTPARMRKWLDAQGGQDIVGLTGSFDTIQAAAKPLGILVDKPKKEKDGSVTVSHGAQVVGFSPKDDKGHWLYTAETTADQYAKGLPKIVKGENP
- a CDS encoding copper chaperone PCu(A)C, whose protein sequence is MRKSALAAVAAVPLLLAGALVAIAGYGTGSSDKPELSVSGAYMPRPAMDDMAAAYFTVKNDGDSTDQLTKVTTPLSRDVTLHTTDGSRMKHAEKLDVPAKGSLSLAHGGSHLMLGKLDHLPKVGEKIEFTLHFATSAPVKIQVPVEDASYRPKD
- a CDS encoding copper resistance CopC/CopD family protein produces the protein MSTTVRRLGGLLGALAAALLCVLTAAGTASAHAALTATDPRQGSVVPEAPRQVRLTFSEGVLLGADSVRVLDPKGARVDDGRPAHVDGRSETAAVTLRAGIANGTYTVAWQAVSADSHPVAGAFTFSVGAPSATTVKAVVKGTDPVVGTLYDTARYAAYAGFALLVGGCVFAAVCHTGRGVRRVAVGGWVALFLATAALLVLRGAYTSGRGLGAVLDLSLLGDALSSRPGAALLTRLLLLSAAAVVLAVVFGEHVRTGTSGERARTGTSGERARTGTSCERARPGDSGERARPGGGRRAYAWGLGAGGGLVAAGLAATWAAAEHASAGLQPWVAMPVDVLHLLGVGVWLGGLAALLAALGAEEPLPGGAARRFSRLAFTAVCVLVATGVYQAWRQVGGWAAVTGTEYGRWLLVKVGLVGVLVVLAAFSRRWTARLTDRAPGRGPRPKAVPEKAGGKPAEKGAAEKGAAEKGAAGASPERAAQLARQRAAMAKAAGRRERAADEGRSGLRRTVLAEAAVAVVVLAVTTVLTTTQPGRAETEQERAGRAAGGSSASAAGPVEAEIAYDTGGKGGRGTARITVAPGRSGANTVDVTLTDPAGRPVDVPEVAVSFTEKEKGIGPLRAPLKRLSAGRSRASGFQLPMAGRWQLTLTVRTSEIDQVTEIHDVKID